From the Pseudodesulfovibrio sp. S3 genome, the window GAATGTGAAGCATAAACAGAAAGTCATCATAGCCTGACGTTCATAAGGAGTATCCATGAGCGAATCCCATATCTTTACTTTTGGCGAGCCGGAAACGGTTCTGAAGGGCGCGATCTTTGACAATCTCGGCGTCTATTTGTGGGACAACGGGCGGTACTATGAAACCCCTGTCCCGCTGACCGGCCTGGCCCGGCTCCTGCGCGCCAACGCCTACCATGGCCCGGCCCTGGGCTTCAAAACCATGCAGGTCATGCGCGGGTTTAAGGCCTCCAGCGCGTTGAGCCGCAAGGCCATGAAGGCCATGACAAAGGACTATCTGGTCTTTGAAAATGGGTACTTCCAGAAAGTCCGCAACTTCCTTGGCGAAGTGGTCGAGCTGAAGCACCTTCCGGCCATCAACATGCGGCGCATGAAGGAACCGGACACCTATTGCATGCTCCAGATCTACGGCGAGCTGGTCCCGTTCAAGCAGGGGGAAGTGCTGCACCTGAAAAGCTATGACGTGACCCAGACCATTTATGGCCTGCCCGAGTACCTGGGCGCGATTCAGTCCATGCTCCTGAACGAGGACGCCACCCTGTTCAGGCGCAAGTATTATCGCAACGGCGCGCACATGGGCTACGTGTTTTATTCCTCCGGGGATCTCGACAAGGCCGATCAGGAGACGTTGAAGGAAAAGATCAAAGGCACCAAAGGGCTGGGCAACTTCCGGTCCATGTTCGTGCATATCCCCAACGGTCAAAAGGATTCCATTCAGATCCTGCCGGTGGGCGACTTTTCCACTAAAGACGAATTGAAGAAAATCAAGGATCTGTCGCGGGACGATATCATCGCGGCCCACCGGATGCCCCCGGCCCTGGCCTGCCTCATACCGCAGAACCAAACCGGCTTTGGCGACATCGTCAAAATCGACGCCGTGTACCAAAAAAACGAGATTCATCCCATCCAGGACGAACTGGCCGAGGAAATAAACGAGGTGCTTTTGCAGCGCGACCAAATCTCGTTTGACCGTGAAACTGAAAATCAGGCAGTGTGATGAATCTACAAGGAAAACACCATGGCCTTCAGAGTATATTGTCCCATCTGCAAACGAGTCGCCCGAATCGAAAGCTCGAACTCCATGAGTCGCCAGTTCAAGCAGGCCTATTGCGCCTGCTCGAACCCGGAGTGCGGACACACGTTCGTGATGAATGTGGAGTTTTCCCACACCCTCAGTCCATCGGCCTTGTCCCTTTCCAAGGAATTGCGCGACAGGATCCGGGAGACGGCCCCCACGGAACAGGGGAGTTTGTTTTCAACGGAGCCGATGGGCGGTTGATCCACAAGCAAAGCCCCGACACGAATGCCGGGGCTTGTAACTAGGCGGAGTAGGCGAGGACGGCAAAAGCGCCCTCACTGGAACGGTGTAGCAGCACCGGACCACGACCAAGGCCGCTACTCCTACCCATTTCACAATGGGTTCGAGCGTGGTAGCAGCCGAGGCAAAACCTGTAAAGGTGTATACCCCATGAAAAGTCCCCTCTGTTGGGTTGGCGGCAAGTCCAAGCTCGCCAACCAGATCCTCACACTCATCCCCGAACACAAACACTACGCCGAGGCCTTCGCCGGAGCCGGTTGGGTTTTCTTTCGCAAGGATCCGAGCAAGTACGAAAGCCTGAACGACATCAACGGCGACCTGGTCAGTTTTTACCGTGTCCTGCAAAATCATCTCGAGGAGTTTTGCAAGCAGTTCAAATTTATCCTCTCCTCCAGGGAAACCTTCACCGACTTCAAAGAGCAACTGGAGTCCGGGGGCCTGACCGACATTCAACGCGCTGCGCGTTTCTACTATCTGCAGCGTCATTCCTTCGGCGGCAAGGTGACTGGTCGGACCTTTGGGGTGGGCGTGGACAAATTCCCGCCGGTCAATCTGATTCGGCTTGAAACTGAACTTTCAGAAGTCCATTTGCGCCTGACCCGTGTGACTGTGGAGAACTTGCCCTGGGCTGAGTATATCCCTCGTTACGACCGGTCTGAGACATTTTTCTATTTGGACCCACCGTATTATGGCACGGAGCATTTCTATGGCCGGGGGCTATTCAGCAAGGAAGACTTCGCCCGGCTGGCCGAGTTGTTGTCCAACCTGAAGGGGAAGTTTCTGCTGTCGCTCAACGACTGCCCTGAGATACGCGAGACATTCGCGGCCTTTGACATCTTGGACACCAAAACGAAGTACACGGTGGGAGGCGGGGGCAAGACAAAGACGGCGGGTGAGGTCTTTATTAAGAATTACTAGGAAGGAGGAAGCCCCGGTTTAGACCGGGGCTTCTCTTCGTTCTCCATGGAGGGGAGAGGCTACTTCGGGGGAGCATGAAGAGAGTCAATTGGAACTAAACGTGTGCCATCGATTTTTTCTTTTACCTCTTTTGATAATTCAACTTCTGGAGGAATAACGAGTTTTAAATCATGATAGTGATGTTTTTTACCGGCTTTTGCCCAAAAGCCTTTATGGTCGGAGTTAAACACCGCTTGAAGGATAGAAGAGTAAATTGATAAATCTTCTTGAATACCGTTAATCTCTCTATGCTTTGCTACAATTTTTTTTAATGAATCAAAATCTAGATTGTAAGTTTTACATAAGTTAACAATGGTTTCAGATAGTCGTTTCATATTGTCAGGGCATGCGGATTCATTCCAATTATCAAGAATCCATTTGGTGACATTATTAACGTTGTCATGGGTAATGGATGAGGCCGTTGGCAAGCAGATATCCGAGACGGTTTCAATTTCTGAAAACATTATGTCAGCATGGTTCAAGATGGCTTTCAGTTGGTAAACTAAACGTTCTTTTCCCCACTTGACCTCTTTGCATTTATAAGTGAAATCGTGGGTAGCTTCTCCCCAGGCCTTTTCTAAAAGCGTTTTTATTTGGACTTCAAAAGTCATCCATGAATATGGTTTTGGCCCAGCAACTCTTTCTTTAAGTCGTGCGTACAGCCTGATTCCATCAAAGAAAAAGGAATCAGCTGATACGAGTTTTTTAGGCCTTTCGTTTATGACGTTGAAACTATTGTAAATGAATTTTTTAGCAGTATCGATATCTTTAAGATTCAATACAACTATTTCGCAGCCATAAAAATCATCAATTTCCTCGATAGATGAGTACATCCCCATTTCAATTTTTTGAGCAAAACTAATTTCTTCTTTAACTCGTTCGGAAAAAGACCATTTATTTTGTTCTGCATAGTCTTTTAGAATCCCACTGACTTCTTTTCCAAGAGGCAGTGCATAGTCTTTGAGCTCGCTGTGAAGATCCCGTATGGACTTAGAGACTTTCATTAGATTTTATTCTGCCCAGCCAAGGTATTCTATTAGTGCTTCATGGCGTTTTTGTCTTGGCCCTTTTTCAGTCGCGGCCCCGGTGGTGTATTGGTGGTATTTATACGCTGCTTGTGTACTGTTATCTTTAGGTAATTCTTCAATTTCAAAGTCTGCTGTGCTGAATTGATCACCTTTTTTGAGGAGCGAGCAGAACATTTTGCTAAGGTTTTTTGTATCCTTACTCTTTTCGAGGTTGAATGAGACTAAAGCCCATAAGCTGTATATGTGGGTGAGTGGTTTTTTGCTTATGTAATTCATTAGTTCTGGGTCATAATCGATAACTTCTTGGATATATTCTTTTACTTGTTTGAAGTTTTCTTCAAACAAGTCGATGTCTTCTTGAGTTACTGTCTGAAGTTCTTCTTGCTCATTATCTTGGTCTTTTTCTGCATCGTATTCGTCTGAGGGTAATTCATTAACGTCAAAATCATATTTGACATACAGTTCGTTAAGATTGCTTTGCGGAAATCCTACAAAGTCTTTTTCAAGCATCACGAGCATAAGTATTGAGATGAACTCAGTGTCGCGCATTCGTTTGCTTCTTCCCCGAGTAGACACTTTTAAATCAACCCAGAATTTTGAACCAGCTTCTGCTTCTGCTCTCTTTATAAGCCATCCGTTGAAGCGCGCATGGCGTAACTCTTGGTCCTTGAGGGTTTTTTGATTTGTATTAACTCTGTTAAAAACCTCATCCCATTGAACATCTTCCTCACATTGAAGTTGTTCTACAGAAAAAGAGTAATTGAAAAACTTGTAGCGGTAGGTCGGGTCACTTTCTATATCTTTCCATTTTTTCCCGACGAGCTTTGGGTCAGAAAGTGTATCCGGCAATGCAACTTTATTTTGATAAAAAAGGAAGATTGTTTGAAGGCGTTGTTTTCCGTCAACAACATTATATATAACTGAGGTCTCAGTGATTTCTTTTTGTAGATATATGGCAGGACAGGGGTAGTTGCTGAAAATTGTATCGAGGAAAAATTTTCTATCCTTCGGACCCCAAACACTCTTGCGCTGGTAGGGAGGATCAAGTTGCAGCTTTTCTGCTTCGTACATATCAATGAACCAGCTTAGGTCCTGATTTCGTTGCTCTCTTCTGATTTCCATTGGTTATCCCCTGAGTCTTCTTCGTTTTACTCGAGTGTATAGTTCGTGGACCCTTAATATGTCGTTGTTTGACATTCCATCTATAGGCTGAAGGATTTGAAGATCGTTTTTGTGTAGAAAACTTTCTATACAATCTTTCTTTTCAAATCTAGATAAAAACTGCCCGTAATTATTCTTCGGGGCAACGTATGGCAATGGAAGGCTTCTAAACTCTTTGGGCGTTAGCTCCAAAACCCCGCCCCCATAGTAGCGACCGAATAGTTCAGAGCACAGAAGGGTGAGGGAATTGTAAAAAGACATTATGAGTCCTTCAATGGCAAGTCCTTCGTTCATTCTGATTCGGTATGCCGCGTCTGTAACAAAGACATCTGCTTGATTGTCGATGATTTTTGGATAGGCGTGGCCTCGCTTGAAAAAGAATCCTTCACTTTTCCATATTGAGGGAATGTCAAACCATCTTTTGCGTTTAAGGCATTTGTAGCGCGCCGGGATTTTTTCTGAATGACCTAGCGATAGATAATCGTTAAGGCCTTTATTGAACTTGTCCGCATCTAGCCCATTAAGATCAAGAAGATAGCAGGGTTTTCCCGTTGCCCGTAATTGGTCGAAGCTTTCTGGGGTGATTCTGGTAGAGCCATTGACGAATGTTCCTTTCTGGATAATTGGCTTAACGTATTTGCCGAGAGAATAGGTATTTGCAACTTCTTCTGACACTATGAAATAGTTGTTGGCTGCAGTTACAATTCCAGCAACGGACTTGCAGTATTTTGATACAGGATGACACTTGGCTACGAGGTTATTTACAAAAGCAAGGTCGTTGGCATTCAGAACAAATGAAGTCCATTTTGTGTTCTCAGCAGCTTCGTGCTTGGTGAATTGAACTGAGTCCGAATTGAGTTCTTCGATAGAGTCAACTTCCGTAAAAAAGAAGCCTTTTTCATTTGCTTCCTTGTAAGCCAACAGGATTACAGTGTCTTGTTCTAACGCCTTGAAGGCTAGTTTTCTGAAAGAAATGATTTCAATTCTTGAGAAGTTATTCAGCAAAAAGTTTCTGATTTCTTGAGCGTACTTTACTTGTAGCAATTCTGTCGGAATGACAAAAGAAAGAATGCCATGTGTAGATAATAGCGAAGAAGATTTGATTACAAAGGACGTCCAGATATTGGAGATTTCTCTGTTTGCTAAGCCTGCTTCGATATGGACCTGTTTGCAAATAGCGGTCTGGGTAGACGTTAAGTTTTTTTTATTAATATAAGGCGGGTTACCCAGAACTATGTCGTATTCGGTGGGTGCTTTCCATAATAGAAAGTCTTCGTTGTAAAAAAAAGCAGAAGGGAAACTTTCTTGGGCTTTATGGAGAGCGTTGCTGTCTGTCTCAACTGCGTTGATTCTGAAGTGATTAGCCCGCTCATTTTGGGCCAGGGAGCGTAGAAAAACTCCATCCCCACAGCTTGGCTCAAGAATGCGGACTATTTCTGTGGCTTGCGTTTTTTTTAGTACCCGTTGAGATATCCACAAAGCGAGCTGCGTGGGGGTGTAAAAACGTCCGTTTTCTTTGTTTTGCACAGTCTTTTAGCCAGTTTTAGCAAAGGGTTTGAGATGTGAGTCTTATAATAAAAATGTAATCTTATTGGGTTGTCAAAGAGTTATCATGTCCACCCATCCAAGTCTAGATGCGCCCTTTCAGTAAGCCAGCAAGGCCCGACAGCATGGACGCTGCCGGGGCTTTCCTTTTACCTGCCCTGTGGGGAATCCAAGGCCATGAGGCATTCCTGAAGCCGATATTCCAGGAGCGTCAGCAGCGCGCCCAGGTTTGTCCCGTTATTTTGTTCAGCAAGAAAGCTGAGACTGTGGGCAACAAGGGATAGTCTATTCAAAGCGTCATCAATGGTAATCTGTTTCTGTTCGAGCATGAGTGTCTCCCAATAGAAGATAGTGGATGAATTCCCCTCAAAGGAAGGCCAGCGTGTCCGCTTCCTGACACGCTGGCCTATGGGGTGCATCAGCCTGCTAAATAGATGCCCGGCTAAAAGAGTTTGAGATGCTCCATCAAGTCGATCTGCTTGGTGATGAATGTTTTCCCGACTCGCCTTGTCTGCGTATAGGTGATGCCCGATTCAGGCCTGGCAGAACAGTGCTTGAACCTCTGCGCCTGCTCACGCGTCAGGCTATGGCCGGAATCCAAAACGACGAAGCGGTCATTAGCTCTTATAATCTTTACTGAAATTCCATTCATAAGCAGATAGTCACCGGCTTCCATAGTGGCCCTCCATTTCCTCCACGGGGGAGGGGGCATCGGAAAAGTGTAATTTTTGTAATCCATAACGCCGAATCCGGCGTTAAACCGCAGTATGCCTTGATTTCAGAAACAGGGTCAAAATGTAATTTCCCTGTAAATAAGTGTAATCAAAAATGTAATGAGCAATGAATTCAACAGGTTGGTATTTTGAGAAATGTAATGAGAAAAGTGTAATTTAATTACATAATTATTACTGAAAAATTACATTATGATAAATGCTCTTAGCCCCTGGTGTGACTAGCTTTCAGAGCTTTTCAAAATCGAGATTACAAAAATTACACTTTTCCGAACCCCTCCCATGTTTCCAAGAATTGCCCCCTCACGCGTGACGCGCCTGCGTGCGTGCGCGTAAAATGCGGCCGTAGATCCTCTCAAAGAAAGAAGGCCGTCACCCTGATAACGGAGGAATCAGGATGACGGCCAGGGCCATGGGGGAGGCCAATATGGAAATTTTATTTGAAAGTCAGCTTCAGCCCTGCGTGGTCTGCGCTTCGGCGTTTGTCTTCAGCACTGCATCCACGGCTTCGGCCTGGCTCTTGACCAGGGCAACGCCGGGGTAATAGCCGTCCAATCTGTCAATTAACCGCATGAGCATTAGGATTGACTCCAGGGTCGAGTATTCTATTTCGACGGTTGCCATAGGTCCTCCATTGTTCTGAAGTATCCGCAGGAATGGTTGCCTCGGAGGTTTGCGGAATAGTCCCGCTCCACGCCGTCAAAGCCGGGGCAAAGGCATCGGCTTTTGCTTGGGCAACCTGGGGTGATGCATCTGGGCCGCTTCCGGTTTGACCCGGCCCTGGGCTTGGCGTTCACTTGGGCAAGCTGTTCTTCCTGTCCGAGTATCGGATCCAGTTCGGTGTTCTTCCTTTTCGTTTCCATGCGCTCCTCCTATTTTTGGAAAATCCAGCAGCGGACGGTCTTGCCCAGGTGGCGGCTGTTGATGGCCCGTCCGGATTCGATAAGCTTGTGCCGCTTGCCCTGGGGCAGCAGCTTCTTCAGTTGTCTGAGGTCGGGCATTTCCTGGCCGTGCTTCTGGCACATCTCGCGGATCTGCTCCATGTTGATGGCGAGCTGGTCGCTCTTGTTCGAGTGGTTGAGGAAGTCGTCTTCCTTGGTGGGATGCTGGCTGTTCATGTAGTGGTAACTTTCCCAGAACTGTTCCAGCATGGGATGATCGTGCGCCAGCCGTTGTTCCCTGGCCTCGGCCCTTTTCAGGATGTAGTCGGCCAGATTCTCCTGACGGTCCTTTGTCATGGCCTTGGGGAACATGACGGCCAGGGCATCGCCGAACGCGGCGACCTGGGCGTGGTTCTTTACAATCCGTTCGTTGCGGATCTTTTCGCTCTTGCCGAACTGAGCCTCGTATTTCTGAAAGGCCTCTTCATAGACCTGGAGTATCTGCCGTTCGTAGCGCAGGGCCTTGCGGAGGAAGCCGCCAACGGTGGAGCTGTTCTGCCGCTCGAACCACCGGGCCACCTCGCGGGAATCCGGTTTGTGGTGGCGCTTGTCCACATGGACATGGACGATGCGCTGCAGGAGAGCTTCGGAGCCGTCCACTTCGGCGTTCTGACTTATGACCAGGGCGGCTTGGAAAAGGGATTCCTCTACATCGTTGTTTCTCCTGGCCACACCCAGGGTGCCGGTGCCGCGTCCGTTGAAGAAGGGCTTGCACAGATCGAAGTCAAACTGCTTGGCCTTGGCATCCTTGGTGCCGTCATCGCGGTCGGATTCGATGATGACCACCGGCAGGTTTGATACCTGGTTGAAGGCGCGGCGGCGTCCGGCTGGGGTGGCCTTCATGACGTCGAAGCCCTCGTAATCGTCGCGGCCAAAGAGCTTCCAGAGGAATTCCAGAGCCGTGGATTTTCCCGCGCCCGGTTCGCCGGTGAACTCGAAGAAGGGCCAGCTTTTATGCTTGGCGCGAACCTGTTGCGCGAACAGGCTCCCGGTCCAGAAGGCCAGCAGGGCGAGGCCTTGCCAGTGGAACGCCTTGAAGTAGTTCTCGAGCCAATCCGTTTTGAATTCGCCGTCCGTGGTGATGGACACGCCGTTCAGGCTGGTCTTGATTCCGGTCTTGCCGACCTGGAAGTAGCCATCGCGGTTCAGCTTGATTTCGCGTCCGTTGTAGTAGGCAGCCTGTTGGAAAACATAGGCACTGGTGTCACGGTCGTAGCCCACAAAAGGAATGGAGGTGACCGTCTTCATCTTCGAGTTCAGCCACATGTCGCGCAGGATTTTCAGTTGCTTGACCTCGCCGTCGAAGGTGCCGCCTCGGGATTTGTTCAACAGAGATTTGTGGAAGGCGTCCGGGCTGGTGATGTTCGTTCCCTCCAGGCCGATGATGTCCGAAGGGTTGCCGTTGGAGTATTCGATCTG encodes:
- a CDS encoding DNA adenine methylase; its protein translation is MKSPLCWVGGKSKLANQILTLIPEHKHYAEAFAGAGWVFFRKDPSKYESLNDINGDLVSFYRVLQNHLEEFCKQFKFILSSRETFTDFKEQLESGGLTDIQRAARFYYLQRHSFGGKVTGRTFGVGVDKFPPVNLIRLETELSEVHLRLTRVTVENLPWAEYIPRYDRSETFFYLDPPYYGTEHFYGRGLFSKEDFARLAELLSNLKGKFLLSLNDCPEIRETFAAFDILDTKTKYTVGGGGKTKTAGEVFIKNY
- a CDS encoding phage portal protein; the encoded protein is MSESHIFTFGEPETVLKGAIFDNLGVYLWDNGRYYETPVPLTGLARLLRANAYHGPALGFKTMQVMRGFKASSALSRKAMKAMTKDYLVFENGYFQKVRNFLGEVVELKHLPAINMRRMKEPDTYCMLQIYGELVPFKQGEVLHLKSYDVTQTIYGLPEYLGAIQSMLLNEDATLFRRKYYRNGAHMGYVFYSSGDLDKADQETLKEKIKGTKGLGNFRSMFVHIPNGQKDSIQILPVGDFSTKDELKKIKDLSRDDIIAAHRMPPALACLIPQNQTGFGDIVKIDAVYQKNEIHPIQDELAEEINEVLLQRDQISFDRETENQAV
- a CDS encoding ogr/Delta-like zinc finger family protein — protein: MAFRVYCPICKRVARIESSNSMSRQFKQAYCACSNPECGHTFVMNVEFSHTLSPSALSLSKELRDRIRETAPTEQGSLFSTEPMGG
- a CDS encoding DUF262 domain-containing protein — translated: MEIRREQRNQDLSWFIDMYEAEKLQLDPPYQRKSVWGPKDRKFFLDTIFSNYPCPAIYLQKEITETSVIYNVVDGKQRLQTIFLFYQNKVALPDTLSDPKLVGKKWKDIESDPTYRYKFFNYSFSVEQLQCEEDVQWDEVFNRVNTNQKTLKDQELRHARFNGWLIKRAEAEAGSKFWVDLKVSTRGRSKRMRDTEFISILMLVMLEKDFVGFPQSNLNELYVKYDFDVNELPSDEYDAEKDQDNEQEELQTVTQEDIDLFEENFKQVKEYIQEVIDYDPELMNYISKKPLTHIYSLWALVSFNLEKSKDTKNLSKMFCSLLKKGDQFSTADFEIEELPKDNSTQAAYKYHQYTTGAATEKGPRQKRHEALIEYLGWAE
- a CDS encoding RelA/SpoT domain-containing protein — protein: MKVSKSIRDLHSELKDYALPLGKEVSGILKDYAEQNKWSFSERVKEEISFAQKIEMGMYSSIEEIDDFYGCEIVVLNLKDIDTAKKFIYNSFNVINERPKKLVSADSFFFDGIRLYARLKERVAGPKPYSWMTFEVQIKTLLEKAWGEATHDFTYKCKEVKWGKERLVYQLKAILNHADIMFSEIETVSDICLPTASSITHDNVNNVTKWILDNWNESACPDNMKRLSETIVNLCKTYNLDFDSLKKIVAKHREINGIQEDLSIYSSILQAVFNSDHKGFWAKAGKKHHYHDLKLVIPPEVELSKEVKEKIDGTRLVPIDSLHAPPK
- a CDS encoding toprim domain-containing protein codes for the protein MCHTIRFYLDKEKTRYWERLIDKTKADGQKNNIGGKRKPNGSLFKGDAWLPPTVTLEDGDRCFLVEAIFHSIALYHYDYKAAATISSNHFPESFIKAHAGKGITWVLALDGDKAGRKGTIKDAKLLTEMGEKVEVLILPDNGKDWDDYHREHKLNKALIENALYSGKLFMAKSVEEKAYHFYQRHPYRTFILDFDSALYGIEINSGALEMDLNPRKKDDGESDPAPIDLSSKQGWDVFIRCVDVDQISNVYPRFLYMERDEIMEEQRYVFQIEYSNGNPSDIIGLEGTNITSPDAFHKSLLNKSRGGTFDGEVKQLKILRDMWLNSKMKTVTSIPFVGYDRDTSAYVFQQAAYYNGREIKLNRDGYFQVGKTGIKTSLNGVSITTDGEFKTDWLENYFKAFHWQGLALLAFWTGSLFAQQVRAKHKSWPFFEFTGEPGAGKSTALEFLWKLFGRDDYEGFDVMKATPAGRRRAFNQVSNLPVVIIESDRDDGTKDAKAKQFDFDLCKPFFNGRGTGTLGVARRNNDVEESLFQAALVISQNAEVDGSEALLQRIVHVHVDKRHHKPDSREVARWFERQNSSTVGGFLRKALRYERQILQVYEEAFQKYEAQFGKSEKIRNERIVKNHAQVAAFGDALAVMFPKAMTKDRQENLADYILKRAEAREQRLAHDHPMLEQFWESYHYMNSQHPTKEDDFLNHSNKSDQLAINMEQIREMCQKHGQEMPDLRQLKKLLPQGKRHKLIESGRAINSRHLGKTVRCWIFQK
- a CDS encoding N-6 DNA methylase; translated protein: MQNKENGRFYTPTQLALWISQRVLKKTQATEIVRILEPSCGDGVFLRSLAQNERANHFRINAVETDSNALHKAQESFPSAFFYNEDFLLWKAPTEYDIVLGNPPYINKKNLTSTQTAICKQVHIEAGLANREISNIWTSFVIKSSSLLSTHGILSFVIPTELLQVKYAQEIRNFLLNNFSRIEIISFRKLAFKALEQDTVILLAYKEANEKGFFFTEVDSIEELNSDSVQFTKHEAAENTKWTSFVLNANDLAFVNNLVAKCHPVSKYCKSVAGIVTAANNYFIVSEEVANTYSLGKYVKPIIQKGTFVNGSTRITPESFDQLRATGKPCYLLDLNGLDADKFNKGLNDYLSLGHSEKIPARYKCLKRKRWFDIPSIWKSEGFFFKRGHAYPKIIDNQADVFVTDAAYRIRMNEGLAIEGLIMSFYNSLTLLCSELFGRYYGGGVLELTPKEFRSLPLPYVAPKNNYGQFLSRFEKKDCIESFLHKNDLQILQPIDGMSNNDILRVHELYTRVKRRRLRG